The segment TGATTATGCttgtattactttttttattatgtttgtcttacttttttttaagaCCATTCTATCTAGAgtgcttaatttttttttataattttaaatttttatatgatataattaaaattatcaaattcaaaaatattttaataagttttatatctttgatttaaaatcatagaattttaaaaaaattattaaattacatgtcaaattaaaattaaataaataaatttaaaaataaattaatatttactctttttgtATTGATCACTTTTgtttaatatcttttttcatttacttctttcaaattcaaacaatcGGTTATTATTAATACGAAGGGAAAtgctaaatatacaaaaaaaaaatgttttttaaaaatatttttttaaaaaaaataatgatcttttttttattattaattaaaatgtattaaaaatatatattactgttaactaattaattggaccattttgacaattttttagTAATAGAGACAATAATATTGGGGGACCTAAGTTAGGTTCATCTCAATATCAAAATACATCTTTTATATAATAGCCTTCCATTAATAATATTAACTCGAAAAAACAAAGTGATTTCATACTTCATAGTGTCAGTTCTTAAAATTTGTTATAGGttaatttacatatttaaatacTTGATTTTGACctttttaagtttaaaataaaataaatgaaattttggTCCATAAAATAAGTGATAAATTACTTTTTTGTCTTTATGATATTGTGCTAAGCAAATTAAATCTTCAATAAATTGAGTTGttcattttaatatgtttatttgGAAACATTCACAAAGTAATCATCTTTATTAATTGTTCCATAACTTAAgttttatgttaaatttatatttatatggtCACTTTGTTTGATAGTAACTGATCTTATAAATAGTCAAATATAACATAGTTCTatctaaaaatcataaatacatattttaattatttaaagaggaaatatactaatttatatatcatgaaaattaaaatcaaattcattaataattaattactcaaaaGTGATAACatcctcttttttttaatttttaattttctttttttataagttgaaactttcaaatggtaatCATCAGAATATTATTGCAATattcatttaagaaaaaatcttCCAAATTGGGATCTATACCTTTCCCTTTTTTGGGCGTCAGGTTTGGTATTTATATTGAGATTCaagtaatttaaatttgtgtattatataatttattttttaaaagaacgcattttaataaagttattttagtttaaaaaatttaaattcatatttatgattaaaagtcaaaaaatcTTAATAATTTCACCACAATCCATATCGATAATTAGAATATATGCCTACTATTTTAGGACCccaaattcttcaaaaattgacATACTGGACGGTGCTATGATCCCAAAATTCCTCAATATACTgagaaattaaatatatttatttatgacgTAGGTTTATTtagtattataattttaatttttatcacataaactgagatgaatttattttttccttgcgaacaatgaaaataaaatgatagtatatttcttcatatttaattagagattttgagtttaaatttttattttaaaaaaaaaatcttgttaGAAGTGTTGCTATCGGAAATGAGTCTATCAATGCACAAATCTCGAGTTAATAAAACGTCGATACATATATCgaaacacaattatttttttttgaaattaattatgttaagTAATATGTTCTATTGGTTTTGTTGTAACATTGCTAAAACAAgatctaattttactttaagAAATGATTAGATGCTTAATGTATTCTCTTTGTTTTGGATTAGAATTTTTCACAAAAAGTTATATGCCATTTCACGTAAGAATTCTTTGTTACTACTTTTGtaaattaaagaatattatatttaaagcCTTAGCCCTTTTTAATAAGCAAGTGGTAATTAAATCATGAAATAAAGTTGTGTCATCTTATATGTCTAAATACAATGATCCTAATATCATTTTCTACTTTACCAATCTTATCTTTAAAGTTTTACTTTTTAGCCGTGttaattacaatttaaaatgttttctcaaaaataaattaattgttttatgcaaaacaaaattattctcttttttttttgccattTTATTTGAGTAGCTCtcaaattttatgtattaattcattcatatggATAAATGTGAAATAATAGTATGGTAAATTAAACTCATAGTTTAGGTATTATAATCTCTACTTAAGAATTAGTCTTATTCAGAGCATAATATTATTATCCATATAAAAATCAGTTTACTGTTGAAAGTTTAGTAATTCTCTTTGTCTATATGTaaacattattaaaataattaatttctctATTGATAATATATATGTCTTTACATTAATTCTATCACACATCAGAAAATACTTACTCCACTATTTTATATCACTAAATATATACTCTATTTTACATGGTccagaaggaaaaaaaaactattttttaaaatatttttttatctgtcatttttctcttttgtctttttaGTTTCTCAATAAAAATAGGTGTAAACCCATGTGAGCATACCAAGTTTCTGTTGGAGTTAATTGTCTTATTCAAAACAAtctttttgtttgaaaattgaaattaaaaaaatttgtatgtACTCTCATCCAAAGAAAAGTTAGTGAGTCGtgtaataatcaattaatttaataagtttcattgtaaaaaaatttaaatattaaactaTAGCTTTGATTTGATTATTTGATATTCTAAATTTACTGTTTCAAATTTTGGATAATATAGATTTAGAGTGTAGTGTTTATTTAAATAGAACACTTTTCACTTATaaactttttcttttaggaaggtcaagtttaaaaaaaatctcatttatcccatcattttattaatttattattaaaaaattatgatattttcataAACACACGTTACAAAATATTGTTGATAATCAGTAAATTTTAATAGagatatatcaaaaataatttcaacaaacCCATTTAACAAGAATTCCATTAAATTGtcataaattgaaatatatatatatatatatatatatattatttctcaAGTAGTGTTCAAAGTTCACATTGAAAATCAACTAGATTCATTTGCACACTACATAATCTATTTGAAGATGAGACTCCTAACGAGATTTCTTGATATATATGTCAACGACACATACAATATAAATCAAAGAGAGGTCacaaaaataggaaaattaaAACCATATGTATCGACGTGAATCGAGCTACTATAATTTAGAATCTTTCGTACTTAATTAAAAATctcaaatacaaaattaattttttaaaaaatatgagcTTTACAATTTAATCATGTTAGTCGTAATAATATATCgaacatcaaataaaaaatttattgataccATATGTTATCTAGAATAGAGGACTTTTGTATCAGAAACAGGTGGCATATTGTGTATAGTAGTTGGCATTTTATCAAAATTGGTGGGTGGGTGAGGTGTACAACTAGTGCAACgtgttagaaaaaaaaacagccatataaattaactaattatatatttcttGTAACACAATTCTCAATATTatctaaaagaaatataaaaatgtgtttTATTAGATGCATGTAAagggaaatatatatataaaatataacttttaaagtttttataatCGCAATTTTGAGGTTTAAATGTGATATTACAAGATTTTAACTTCAATCCAATAAAGTAgaagtttaatttttaacaactaaacatgaaataattttatatatatatatatatatatataacttacataaatatactacaacaaaaaaatatttatcatttatagtaataataaatttttttcacttgatcagttttatttcatttataatacaattttaatgcatattgtaaagaataatttattattcacatataatacaagttttaatgatagataatatatttttcgcagattttaatacatttataatataatgtgtcaaatttttaccgaacgaacataatatatttcaaaaaacaattataatttatatatattgcatacataattcacctTTAATTCATATTGCAGATTTTACATAatgttgctataaatgataataaataaaagtatcgctcaaatcaataattatttattaaaatatatcaatttatgtaaaaattttTGGCCAATAAATGAACTCAAAGTTGATTTTTGTTAATTGATAAATACTACTAACATTCTTACTTAACTTTTACACTACTCAAACATCAAACAACTAAAGCAAGTCTCATTTTGTCAACATCAATATGTTAAATCCTCTTGTATATAATAATCAATCTTGTCATCTCAAGGTTCAAACAAATTCAACAATTGCACAAAAGAGTGAAAGAGAATAATAtagataattttgaaataaaatataagtattgTCTTATCAATTCTATTTTTGGGATAAGAttagtaattaatatttaaataagttattcatgcaaaaaataaaataacaaaagtcCCCTTGAtctctcaaatattttttcttctaaataaaGTGGATGTTATTTTTGTAAACAATTATATGAATTTAGTCCCTATGTATAAAAAACATCCTGTCATTGAACCAATTATCCTCAAAATCTAGAATAACAATCCAAAAttaacataacacataaataatttaatgatgCAACTATAAATGAATTCATTAATTTGGGAAACTCACAAGCATAATGACTACAAGTGCAAGTGCACAAAACATCTCGCATTCACAGAATCCATCCGAAAAAGCACCACATGAAAAAAAAAGCATTCAAGAATAATGGAACATAATGTAAGATACTACTACTTTTCATGAGCTAGATAGAAGCACTTTGACAATAAAAATAGAGCTTAGTTATTATTACATCCAAGAAGTCCTCAAAATGAACAAATCTAACTAGGTACATAAGGAGCTGCAATGttcttttttcctaaaaaataaaataaaaatagaatacaaCCAAAGATTAAAACGCTCCGTTTTTTATAATCGAGAAATCTCCGAGAGCCAGCTGATCCACAAAGAAAAAACTTTGGGCCTTAACAAAGAATATATTGCATGAACAAGCCATCATAATATTAGCATATGGTTAATTCTTGGCTATTGATTCTTCAATTCAAAATCTCAATCTCCAATGATTTGttgaacaaatatataatatatgagcTGTATGGACTTACTTATCTCCTATGATGccaatattaaatatataactttttcTCTCCATTATCAGCAACTGTGTTTTATGCTATGATGTTCAAAGTTGTTCATGAATTTTGCTTTGAATACCATAACTTCTTCTGGCAAATCAATATCTTCTCCTTCTCTACGCCATATTCCGTTTCTTCCTTACGACAGCTCCATCTCATCCCCTTAGCCATAGTAGCAATAGTGTCTACGAAATAGCTGGATTCTCGGATTATAGCATAACCATTGGGCCGTAAAATACGATCCATTTCCAGAAGAACATATTTCATTTCACATCTGCACGATACACGTAACTTATGTCAGGAGGGAGGGAATGGTTGCCAGATTAAAGATAGATGCTTGGCAATTAGTTAGAAGCAGAAGCAAAGCTGGGATTTAAAAGCTTATGGGTTATGGCTTCTGATTTGTTTAAGTTTTTAATGGGTTCTAAATAATAATGTGTACATATTCAATGTGGTCAAATACAGGGTTTGAAGTTTGAACCAAAGACGTCGAGTTCAGATGAACCCCTGGACAACACTTTAGCTCCGCCTTGATTGGAAGATGGTCAAACGACTCACTAAAAGATGCAATTAAAGGTATGACTTGCGAGGGAGATGCAGATGACAAAGGATAAAATGCAACTAAGATACGAAGCAGCATGAACATGAGATGCAAATGCACTTACCTATGACTTTCGGCAGAGAAGAGGCCATCAAGATGCAGAAGATCGTATGTCCGAGGATATGTTGAGAAAGCCTCACACCTATAGAacagcaaacaattttttttctaagcaTAATGAAAAAGAGCAATTGTAGTAGTTTAGGAGTTTTTTGCATGTAAATTGTAATTACCAGTCATGAATTGTTCCAATAAGACCCCTATCGTAGACCACAGAAAGTGTATTCGGTGCGTAAGATGAAACCACATTCATGACCCACAACGGATCATCGACCACAGCAGCAGCGAAACCTCCATACAAGGTGTTCATGTCCATTACATTTCTGATCTTGTCAGTCCCAAGTGCAGGGAGCAACTTCTTGTAGTGTTTTGCCCGAGCCTTCCATTTACCATCATCATGCTTGAAGGAACCAGCACTACCTCCACGAACATCAGAAACGCGTTCAGGAGCAGTGTGCAATCTTTCTGGCCACTTGGGGAGGGCATCCAACTTGACTTTCTTAGCAGCTGGATTTGGAACAACTACACAAGGACGAAGAGGGGTGTACCACGCTGAATCAGGTTCAGTACCATCATCACATTTTGAGGGATAGTTGTCAGGATTATCAAGCTTCTTATAGCAGCTATTGTCAGACAACTTCTGCCACACAGCAATGTCGTCCTTCTTGTTGAATAATTTGAAGCACATTGAAGTTAGTAGTTCTTGTAACTTATCGTAATCTGATTTTTGCTCCTCAATAGTGGTATTCCATCCTCTCCAACGACGTTGATAGTTCACTGGAGGACCAGAGAGGACCCAAAAACCGCCAGGTCGGAGTATACGATGTACCTCAAGAAGGTAAACTCCACCTGAAAATAATGAGGTTGAATTAGTATAACCATCACTGCTAATATCTAGCTAGTTTTGTCTATGCACTAGGCGCAGAGTGTGAATTTGGATACATCCCTATTTACGAATTGGAAAAGCCACGCGATGCAAACTTAAGACACCATACACCTTCAACCTAAATAAGTAGATCACTTACCGAACTCGGTCCATGGAATTAGGCATCTTGAACAATGAGCCATATCAAAGGAGTTTGAAGGGAAAGGAAGACGCTGAGTAGAAATGATGCCCAGAATTGCAGGAATTCCACGTTCCAGAGCAAACTGAACCTGAGCCTGGTGATTGTCCCTTGGGGCAAGAGAGACCGTCAAAATTCCACGATCCAGTAAATCACCTCCCCAGCTTGCTACCTAGAGGAAGATGAAGGAGGAACATTAGGCTTAACCTGAATTCGGAATCAGATACTACAGATAAGTTTTCCCAGGAGAAACATCTATGTTAGTATATTTTGTTTTCCTATCTAGTAATTAGTTGAGACACGATATTGCAATCAGACATAATGTACCAAAATCAGTAATAAAAGAATCAGTTATGATTTCAGGCCGTAAATAGCAAAAGGCAACCAAAGACACACTGAAGGACGATGCCTAGGGATAGGGATATCTTCATTTGACTGTCAATAATAGTCTTCAATGAGTAAGTACTCAGTTAACTTCAACAAGTGTATGGAACCCGAAGACTAAGATATGGTATAGATATGACTGAACCAGTTATCGTTTGCTAGTGTCGAATTGCAAGTAAAGACTcccaagaagaaaaacaaactaaaattgcTAGAGAAATGGTTCATGTTTGTAAGCATAATAGAAACAGAAGCTCCACGACAAAGACTCACCCCACATCCAGTATCAATGGCAGTTCGGATTGTCCCATCTTTCATTTGCGGAATCAAATCTTGCATCAAATCAACATAGGCACCAACTCCATTAGGAAACATTGTACCACCACCAGGAAAGAGAAACTTCTCCCCTTCTTTTTTAAGCCAATGTTGATTGGACTTTTGTTTGTTAATCCAATCATATGGAACATTCCTGCAGCCAGATCCGACAGTAGCTTCAGTAAGGTTCAATGACCACAAGTGAATAGAACAAAGTTCAAGAACATGAATATTACCTGTACCAACACTCATCTTTGCTCTTTGGCCATCTAATAGGCGATTTATAGCCATCTGGTGGGGGTACCAAGCATTCCTGTCTTTCAAAACTAGGAGGGCAATGCCGTTCCAAGAAAGCAAGACGATGGCGACCATACTTGTGCCATCTCTGTGATAGCAACAAAAGGTTATTAACACAACGGACTGAATCACATGATAATAACAAATAAGTATCTCAATGAacaaaattcaagaataaaaaGACTAGAAATCATAATACCTTTGGATCTGTGCATGGAGTATAGTCCTGATACTCAGCACTACATTCAGGAAACGAAACAGCTTTGATCTGGACAGGTACAGTAGCAGTTCCCGTGGGAGTGTCGACAGCCTTGTTAACAGGCTCAGCTACATATCTCTCCCTTTCAGAGCAAAAAATACCTCCAAGGTAGAAAAAAAGCCCACACAGCACCACAACTGTTAATGGCACTGTGACTTTCCATGAACTTTTATCCGATTGATGAGGTTTTCCATCTTTGTGCTTCATTTTTCCTGATCCTCCTTATCAGCTACCTGCATAAGAGCAAAACAACCGGGTAAATCAATCCAACTCTTCAACTAGTAAAATCTCCATGCACACTCTCACTTGGAATTTCTTAAAAGTGACTGTTCTAGCAAAATGAATCATCAAGAACAACAATCAAGTGGAAAAGAGCAATCAAGCAAATGAGAGGGGAAAATATGATACCGATCGGCAATCACTACTTTTCTGATAAGAATATGATACCCATCATCTTGTTATAATGAAAAGTAGAAAAGGAAGCAGCTAGCAAATCAAAGAGGAGAAAACACGTTTTCAAGATAGGAATCAGTATCTAATGAATGCAATGATTCCAATATAAATGAAAGATAACGAAAAAAAGGAGTGACATCACAACAATATCCTAATCTCAACACAAAAAGAAAGGGAGATAGAGCAAAATCAGTAGATAATCCGAGAGGTAAAAAAAACACTACACTACTCATTACAAAACAAAACTAGTAACCGGAAAAAGATAGATTGTTTTGTGAAAGCATTTTTGGTCCTACAAGAAGCAGAATTTGTGCTTGTGGAAACTATCGAGTAATCGGAGAAGCCAAAGGAGGATAGTATAAATGCTTGACTTAACAAGAAGTGCTCCAAAAAGTATACAACAACAGCCACTTACTGAAAATGCAGTACTCCAATACTTAGATATTTGAATAAACTAGATACAAAATCCTCGTATCCACACAAAAACAAGAGGACAATTAACAGATCTAATCTCAAAAACAGGCTATTAATTACAACTCTTAAAAACCATTAGATTAGATCTGCTGCTGATACTGAAAGTAAGGGTCAAGTTAGAAGTAACATAACATGTTCActttatctttaaattttccacatgaTATAGGGCCCAAAACTTTATCAAATTATGCTGTCCCAATGAGGGCCCTATTAGCCACTAAAGTCAATAATTTAGggaagaaatatgaaaaaaagaacCAAACCAAAGAATTTTTGCACCTAACAACCAAGAAtacaagaaaggaaaaaagaacaGTGTAAAAGCTTAGTACAATAAAGATAAGTTAAGAATACTTCATTTGTTAGTCCACTCCACACAAAAATACACTTGCCGACAGTAATCCCAAACATGAAATGCTTGAAAATGAGcaaaaaagattcaatttttatgaACATTACACTCAATCCAAGATCAAATCTTTCACTACATAGACATgttaattcaataaaataaatgaaacccAAGATCTTATTAACAAAACTAAGAAACCCCAAATGCTGAAAAACAGCAACATAACAGTAAATCAAAGAAACCCAAGATGGCAAACAGTGGATATAAATGAGAAAGTGACAGAAATGACTCAAAAAATGCAATGATCTGAAAAAGATCTTACAGATAAAATGATATAAACCAAGTACTTACTACATAAACAGAGTTAAGCTCATTAATCAGCTTCTTGATGAAACAataaatacacacacacacaacagAACCCAAAAAAGGAAAACAGTAAAGTACCTTGTATTTTCAAGACCCAAAATTTCCCCTCACTTTCTGGGCCAGAATCTGTTTTCAAGACTCAATTTTTAACCAACCCCAGATGTAGGGAGAAAGATAAAAAGTAGAGGAAGAGATATATGgatatatatacacactcacattacataacagagaagaagaaaacagacaaccttaaattaattattttttttttaaaaagaaaatcataaaatcaaaaaaaaaaaactatttttatatcatCTTCTTATCCTTCCCTCTTTGAGATTCTTGGCTTTGTTATCCCCTGTGAATAGTtgtcttcttttctcttttatggGGGTTTGGAATTTATTGTCATAACTGTTCGGGATTTAAATAGTCTTtcgtaaaaatataattttaatttgaagtttagtataaatttaattattttttataataaatttttgtatataatagATGTTTAAtggtatatataaatatatattgtgtgAGTAGagaatacatatttttattttgttaattattccATATAAGCAAGTTTTTATTGTTGTGATAGAGAGTAATTTCTTTCCTTTGAAAGCAAATGAattctacatttttttttaaaaaaaaagagagatttattttattggtttt is part of the Solanum pennellii chromosome 8, SPENNV200 genome and harbors:
- the LOC107028442 gene encoding probable methyltransferase PMT20 isoform X1 — protein: MKHKDGKPHQSDKSSWKVTVPLTVVVLCGLFFYLGGIFCSERERYVAEPVNKAVDTPTGTATVPVQIKAVSFPECSAEYQDYTPCTDPKRWHKYGRHRLAFLERHCPPSFERQECLVPPPDGYKSPIRWPKSKDECWYRNVPYDWINKQKSNQHWLKKEGEKFLFPGGGTMFPNGVGAYVDLMQDLIPQMKDGTIRTAIDTGCGVASWGGDLLDRGILTVSLAPRDNHQAQVQFALERGIPAILGIISTQRLPFPSNSFDMAHCSRCLIPWTEFGGVYLLEVHRILRPGGFWVLSGPPVNYQRRWRGWNTTIEEQKSDYDKLQELLTSMCFKLFNKKDDIAVWQKLSDNSCYKKLDNPDNYPSKCDDGTEPDSAWYTPLRPCVVVPNPAAKKVKLDALPKWPERLHTAPERVSDVRGGSAGSFKHDDGKWKARAKHYKKLLPALGTDKIRNVMDMNTLYGGFAAAVVDDPLWVMNVVSSYAPNTLSVVYDRGLIGTIHDWCEAFSTYPRTYDLLHLDGLFSAESHRCEMKYVLLEMDRILRPNGYAIIRESSYFVDTIATMAKGMRWSCRKEETEYGVEKEKILICQKKLWYSKQNS
- the LOC107028442 gene encoding probable methyltransferase PMT20 isoform X2 translates to MKHKDGKPHQSDKSSWKVTVPLTVVVLCGLFFYLGGIFCSERERYVAEPVNKAVDTPTGTATVPVQIKAVSFPECSAEYQDYTPCTDPKRWHKYGRHRLAFLERHCPPSFERQECLVPPPDGYKSPIRWPKSKDECWYRNVPYDWINKQKSNQHWLKKEGEKFLFPGGGTMFPNGVGAYVDLMQDLIPQMKDGTIRTAIDTGCGVASWGGDLLDRGILTVSLAPRDNHQAQVQFALERGIPAILGIISTQRLPFPSNSFDMAHCSRCLIPWTEFGGVYLLEVHRILRPGGFWVLSGPPVNYQRRWRGWNTTIEEQKSDYDKLQELLTSMCFKLFNKKDDIAVWQKLSDNSCYKKLDNPDNYPSKCDDGTEPDSAWYTPLRPCVVVPNPAAKKVKLDALPKWPERLHTAPERVSDVRGGSAGSFKHDDGKWKARAKHYKKLLPALGTDKIRNVMDMNTLYGGFAAAVVDDPLWVMNVVSSYAPNTLSVVYDRGLIGTIHDW